In the Flagellimonas sp. MMG031 genome, one interval contains:
- a CDS encoding acylase, with protein MRNLLFAAILIFISCSPSPQTEVEQWEAQAENITIIRDDFGVPHIYGKTDADAVFGLLYAQCEDDFNRVEQNYIWATGRLAEVEGEDALYSDLRAKMFMTEEEAKANYRNSPEWLKELCDAFADGINYYLHTHPEVKPKLLTRFEPWMPMYFSEGSIGGDIERISTRKIKSFYESGMELTKMEALQLKKEAEMEEPQGSNGIAISGDLTESGNAMLLINPHTSFYFRGEVHVVSEEGLNAYGAVTWGQFFVYQGFNEKTGWMHTSTYTDVMDEFKETIVKNDGKLFYQYGEELRPVDSTTITLKYKEGEAMKERTFPMYRTHHGPITHQVDDQWTASAMMWEPVKALEQSYIRTKQDGYEGFRNMMDIRTNSSNNTVYADAEGNIAYFHGNFVPKRDTIFDYTEPVDGSNPKTDWQGLHTVDENILVLNPANGWIQNCNSTPYTSALEYSPKRKDYPNYMSRDQENFRGIHAIQLLTGRSGYTLDSLIELAHDSYLPAFEALIPGLVRAYDNNPDPALQEAIDTLRNWDYTTSKESIAMTLAHYYGTLCYAKAERPEGMYSMELVEYWGDAWDDDKKLALLKETLGNLESDFGTWKMPWGEVNRYQRLNGDIRQPFDDAKPSIPIGFASGTWGALAAYGARYDNNTKKIYGTRGNSFVAAVEFGDKVKAKTILAGGQSGDPDSPHFNDQAQRYADMEFKDAAYYKEDVLKRAKETYSPGKR; from the coding sequence ATGAGAAACTTACTATTCGCCGCCATCCTGATATTTATATCCTGTTCCCCATCTCCTCAAACCGAGGTGGAACAATGGGAGGCCCAAGCTGAGAACATTACCATTATCCGTGATGATTTTGGGGTTCCCCACATCTATGGAAAAACAGATGCCGATGCGGTTTTTGGCTTGTTGTATGCCCAATGCGAAGATGATTTTAACCGGGTGGAACAAAACTATATTTGGGCCACGGGCCGATTGGCCGAAGTGGAAGGCGAGGATGCGCTGTACAGCGACCTTCGGGCAAAAATGTTCATGACCGAAGAAGAGGCCAAGGCCAATTACAGAAATAGTCCCGAGTGGCTCAAGGAGCTGTGCGATGCCTTTGCGGATGGTATCAATTATTACCTACACACTCATCCTGAGGTGAAACCAAAACTGCTGACCCGTTTTGAGCCATGGATGCCGATGTATTTTAGCGAAGGCTCCATAGGAGGGGATATTGAACGTATTTCCACACGAAAAATCAAAAGTTTTTATGAAAGTGGGATGGAACTAACCAAGATGGAGGCCCTGCAACTCAAAAAGGAAGCTGAAATGGAAGAACCCCAAGGTTCTAATGGAATCGCCATTTCCGGTGATTTGACCGAATCCGGTAATGCCATGCTCTTGATCAATCCCCATACCTCCTTTTATTTTAGGGGCGAAGTGCATGTGGTGAGCGAAGAGGGATTGAACGCCTACGGAGCTGTAACATGGGGGCAGTTTTTTGTGTATCAGGGCTTCAATGAAAAGACCGGTTGGATGCATACCTCGACCTATACCGATGTAATGGACGAGTTTAAGGAGACCATTGTAAAGAACGATGGCAAGCTGTTCTATCAATATGGAGAAGAATTACGACCTGTGGATTCCACAACCATCACCCTAAAATATAAGGAAGGGGAGGCCATGAAAGAAAGAACATTCCCCATGTACCGAACCCATCACGGACCGATTACACATCAAGTGGATGACCAATGGACCGCTTCGGCCATGATGTGGGAACCGGTCAAGGCGTTGGAACAGTCCTATATCCGAACCAAGCAAGACGGTTATGAAGGTTTTCGCAACATGATGGATATACGGACCAATTCTTCCAATAATACGGTTTATGCGGATGCCGAAGGTAATATTGCCTATTTCCATGGGAATTTTGTGCCCAAGCGCGATACCATTTTTGATTACACTGAGCCTGTGGATGGTAGCAATCCCAAAACAGATTGGCAAGGATTGCATACGGTGGATGAAAATATATTGGTACTCAATCCAGCCAATGGTTGGATTCAAAATTGTAACTCTACCCCTTATACTTCTGCTTTGGAGTACAGTCCCAAGCGGAAGGACTATCCCAATTACATGTCCCGGGACCAAGAAAATTTTAGGGGTATCCATGCCATTCAACTTTTAACAGGAAGAAGCGGATACACTTTGGACAGTTTGATTGAGCTGGCCCACGACTCCTATTTGCCTGCTTTTGAAGCATTGATTCCTGGTTTGGTTAGGGCGTATGACAATAATCCGGACCCAGCATTACAGGAAGCTATCGACACACTTCGGAATTGGGACTATACCACATCCAAAGAATCCATTGCAATGACACTGGCGCACTATTATGGAACCCTTTGTTATGCGAAGGCGGAAAGGCCTGAAGGGATGTATTCCATGGAATTGGTGGAATATTGGGGAGATGCTTGGGACGACGATAAAAAGCTTGCCTTACTCAAAGAGACCTTGGGTAATTTGGAGTCCGACTTTGGAACTTGGAAAATGCCTTGGGGCGAGGTCAATCGTTACCAACGTTTAAATGGTGATATCCGTCAACCTTTTGATGATGCCAAACCCAGCATTCCCATTGGTTTTGCCAGTGGTACTTGGGGGGCATTGGCTGCCTATGGCGCCCGATATGATAACAATACCAAAAAAATCTACGGTACTCGGGGAAATAGCTTCGTAGCGGCGGTGGAGTTTGGCGATAAAGTTAAGGCGAAGACCATTTTGGCCGGTGGACAGAGCGGCGACCCGGATTCGCCACATTTTAATGATCAGGCACAGCGCTATGCCGATATGGAATTCAAAGATGCCGCTTATTACAAAGAAGATGTGCTCAAACGTGCAAAAGAGACCTACTCGCCCGGTAAAAGGTAA
- a CDS encoding TPM domain-containing protein gives MPKSLHLILLFLMSSLSYAQGTYPTLTEIVTDKAQIFAQSELEELDTKLYQFESETSNQLVILTIDALGNETIEGYAFEVFNKNKLGQEGKDNGILILFSKLDREVRIEVGYGLESYITDAVASRIIRNTMIPKFKEEDYYGGLDLATDQIIDFLKHPEALEEFKAEIAEEEEMPWWLLGLISLFLLMFVAAGAFVFYKGYSTLIEILRGIFTGKLAVVRGIFMAIFMSFPMVFGLVFMGMPLFFMAMILGFEEVLLENGVSVGILVLSGLLAFGVLTIILVILKIKRKGDEGFKLSLLKSDKAYMKKTFSSSGTHSFGSSSGGRSSSSSFSGGGGSSGGGGASGSW, from the coding sequence ATGCCCAAATCACTACATCTGATCCTGTTGTTTTTAATGAGCTCCTTGTCTTATGCGCAAGGAACGTACCCTACTTTAACCGAAATCGTAACAGACAAAGCCCAGATTTTTGCCCAGTCCGAATTGGAAGAGCTTGATACAAAACTCTATCAATTTGAATCGGAAACCAGCAACCAATTGGTGATTTTGACCATAGATGCATTGGGCAACGAAACCATTGAGGGGTATGCGTTTGAAGTGTTCAACAAAAACAAATTGGGACAGGAGGGCAAGGACAATGGTATTTTGATTCTTTTCTCCAAACTGGACCGGGAAGTTCGGATTGAGGTGGGCTACGGATTGGAATCCTACATCACGGATGCGGTTGCCTCACGAATCATCCGCAATACCATGATACCGAAATTCAAAGAGGAAGATTATTATGGTGGACTGGATCTGGCCACCGATCAAATCATTGATTTTTTAAAACACCCGGAAGCGTTGGAGGAATTTAAGGCAGAAATCGCCGAGGAGGAGGAAATGCCATGGTGGTTATTGGGATTGATCAGCCTGTTCTTGTTGATGTTCGTCGCCGCTGGCGCATTTGTTTTTTATAAGGGCTATTCCACTCTAATTGAAATTTTGCGGGGCATATTCACTGGAAAGTTGGCCGTGGTTCGAGGCATTTTTATGGCCATTTTCATGTCGTTTCCCATGGTTTTTGGACTTGTTTTTATGGGGATGCCGCTATTTTTTATGGCGATGATCTTGGGGTTTGAAGAGGTGCTTCTCGAAAATGGAGTAAGTGTTGGGATTTTGGTACTTTCCGGACTATTGGCCTTTGGGGTTTTGACCATTATATTGGTGATTCTAAAAATCAAGAGAAAAGGAGACGAAGGGTTTAAACTTTCCCTGTTGAAATCGGATAAGGCCTATATGAAGAAAACCTTTTCATCATCTGGAACCCATTCTTTTGGTTCTAGTTCTGGGGGAAGAAGCTCATCCAGTAGTTTTTCCGGAGGTGGCGGCAGTTCTGGAGGTGGTGGGGCCAGTGGAAGTTGGTAA
- a CDS encoding ABC transporter ATP-binding protein codes for MSNKKVSILTAFKTIIWPKRKLVLLGLLLIAISKAASFVAPIASKHLIDDVIVNKDVDMLKYLVAGVMFAIFVQAVTSFLLTKILSVQAQYLISELRAQVQKKVLALPVRFFDNAKSGALVSRIMSDVEGVRNLIGTGLVQLVGGIITAVVSLILLMDISVFMTLFTFIPLTIFAIIALKAFKIIRPIFRNRGKINAEVKGRLTETLGGIRVIKGFNAEKQEEEVFEVGVERLYENVKKSLTTTAFMTSSSTFLLGVATTSVMGFGGYKIIQDTLTVGEFVEFTVLLGLMIAPIVQMSSVGSQLTEALAGLDRTEELMNLEKESDEENRTIVLDHVEGRMSFSDVRFSYEADKEVLHGISFDVAPGQVIALVGSSGSGKSTIAGLAASFLNPDSGTITIDGHDLSKVNLNSFRQHLGVVLQDDFLFEGTIRENILFPRPNASEEKLMEAVKAAYVDEFTDRFDKGLDTLIGERGVKLSGGQRQRIAIARAILADPKILVLDEATSSLDTESEALIQKSLGELTKGRTTFVIAHRLSTIRKADQILVIENGHILEQGTHETLIASEGRYYNLFTYQARI; via the coding sequence ATGTCCAACAAAAAAGTAAGTATCCTCACCGCATTTAAAACCATTATTTGGCCCAAACGCAAATTGGTGCTTCTTGGTCTTTTGCTCATCGCCATTAGCAAGGCGGCCAGTTTTGTGGCTCCAATTGCATCCAAACACCTTATTGATGATGTTATTGTGAACAAAGATGTGGACATGCTGAAATATCTGGTGGCAGGGGTCATGTTCGCCATTTTTGTACAGGCGGTCACTTCTTTTTTGTTGACGAAAATATTGAGCGTGCAGGCACAGTATCTGATTTCCGAGCTTCGAGCACAGGTACAGAAAAAGGTGTTGGCCCTGCCCGTCCGATTCTTTGACAATGCAAAATCCGGAGCGCTCGTTTCTCGTATCATGTCCGATGTGGAAGGTGTACGGAACCTCATCGGCACGGGTTTGGTGCAACTGGTGGGAGGCATCATTACGGCAGTGGTTTCCCTTATCTTGCTTATGGACATCAGTGTATTCATGACCTTGTTCACCTTTATCCCGTTGACCATTTTCGCCATTATCGCATTAAAGGCTTTTAAGATCATTCGGCCCATTTTTAGGAACCGTGGGAAAATCAATGCAGAAGTCAAAGGTAGATTGACAGAAACCTTGGGTGGAATCCGTGTCATTAAAGGGTTCAACGCGGAAAAGCAGGAAGAAGAAGTGTTTGAAGTCGGGGTGGAACGCCTGTATGAAAACGTAAAAAAGAGCTTGACCACCACCGCTTTTATGACGAGTTCGTCCACCTTTTTATTGGGTGTGGCAACCACCAGTGTTATGGGTTTTGGCGGCTATAAAATCATACAGGATACGCTTACCGTAGGTGAATTTGTGGAATTCACGGTGCTATTGGGTTTGATGATCGCCCCCATCGTTCAAATGAGCAGTGTGGGAAGTCAACTTACGGAAGCCTTGGCAGGCTTGGACCGTACCGAAGAACTGATGAACCTGGAAAAGGAGTCCGATGAGGAAAACCGCACCATAGTATTAGATCATGTTGAAGGACGAATGTCTTTCTCCGATGTGCGCTTTTCCTATGAAGCGGATAAAGAAGTGTTGCACGGCATCAGTTTTGATGTAGCTCCAGGGCAAGTGATTGCCTTGGTCGGTAGTTCCGGCTCAGGTAAATCCACCATTGCAGGCTTGGCGGCCAGTTTCCTTAATCCTGATTCGGGCACCATCACCATTGATGGGCACGATTTGTCCAAAGTAAACCTAAACAGTTTTCGCCAACATTTAGGGGTGGTATTACAGGATGATTTTTTGTTTGAGGGCACTATTCGGGAGAACATTTTGTTTCCCAGGCCCAATGCCAGTGAGGAAAAATTGATGGAAGCGGTAAAAGCGGCTTACGTGGATGAATTTACCGACCGTTTTGACAAAGGATTGGACACCCTGATCGGAGAACGTGGGGTAAAGCTATCTGGAGGTCAGCGCCAACGGATTGCCATTGCGCGAGCCATATTGGCCGACCCAAAAATATTGGTCTTGGACGAAGCTACCTCTAGTTTGGATACGGAATCCGAAGCCTTGATCCAAAAAAGTTTGGGCGAACTCACCAAGGGCAGAACCACCTTTGTGATTGCGCACCGACTGAGCACCATCCGCAAAGCGGACCAAATTTTAGTGATTGAAAATGGTCATATCTTGGAACAGGGTACCCACGAAACATTGATTGCTTCCGAAGGAAGATATTACAATCTCTTTACGTACCAAGCGAGGATCTAA
- a CDS encoding 2Fe-2S iron-sulfur cluster-binding protein, whose product MSDIKLKIIDREGVAHEVDAPTDMNMNLMEVVRSYELAPEGTIGICGGMAMCASCQCYIQSDHQLPEKSDDEEAMLAEAFFVKDNSRLGCQIHITEDLDGLEVELAPEEA is encoded by the coding sequence ATGAGCGATATCAAATTAAAAATAATTGACCGGGAAGGTGTTGCACACGAAGTGGATGCCCCTACCGATATGAACATGAACCTCATGGAAGTGGTTCGTTCGTACGAATTGGCTCCAGAAGGAACCATCGGTATTTGTGGTGGTATGGCCATGTGCGCCTCATGCCAGTGTTATATTCAGTCGGACCATCAGCTGCCTGAAAAGTCTGATGACGAAGAAGCCATGTTGGCCGAAGCCTTTTTTGTAAAGGACAATAGCCGCTTGGGCTGTCAAATCCACATTACCGAGGATTTGGACGGTCTGGAGGTAGAACTGGCTCCCGAAGAAGCTTAG
- a CDS encoding NAD(P)/FAD-dependent oxidoreductase: protein MIKTDILIIGAGPTGLFAVFEAGLLQLKCHLIDALPQAGGQCSEIYPKKPIYDIPGFPEVLAGDLVDNLMEQIKPFQPGFTLGERAETIEKLDDGTFIVTTNKGTKHHAPVVAIAGGLGSFEPRKPLLENLEKYEDNGVAYMIREPEIYRGKKVLIAGGGDSALDWSIFLADVAEEVTLVHRRNEFRGALDSVEKVQHLKNEGKINLITPAEVVALKGEDSLEKVTVQNTNTSEETDIAVDFFIPLFGLSPKLGPIANWGLEIEKNAIKVDNTYDYQTNIPGIYAIGDVNTYPGKLKLILCGFHEATLMCQSAYQKIHPDKKYVMKYTTVGGVTGFDGSKKEAPKAVVKAID, encoded by the coding sequence ATGATCAAAACAGATATTCTGATAATTGGAGCGGGACCTACGGGTCTCTTTGCTGTTTTTGAAGCTGGCCTGTTGCAGCTAAAGTGCCATTTGATTGATGCCTTGCCGCAAGCTGGTGGACAATGCTCGGAAATATATCCCAAAAAGCCCATTTACGATATCCCTGGATTCCCCGAAGTATTGGCAGGCGACTTGGTAGACAATTTGATGGAACAGATCAAGCCCTTTCAGCCTGGTTTCACCTTGGGTGAGCGTGCAGAGACCATCGAAAAATTGGATGATGGCACTTTTATCGTCACTACCAACAAAGGGACCAAGCACCACGCGCCAGTAGTGGCCATCGCAGGTGGTTTGGGCAGTTTTGAGCCCAGAAAGCCACTGTTGGAAAATCTGGAAAAATATGAAGATAACGGTGTAGCCTATATGATCAGGGAGCCGGAAATCTATCGGGGTAAAAAAGTACTGATTGCAGGAGGGGGAGATTCCGCCTTGGATTGGTCCATCTTTTTGGCCGATGTTGCCGAAGAAGTCACCTTGGTACACCGTCGGAACGAGTTCCGGGGAGCATTGGATTCCGTAGAGAAGGTACAGCACCTCAAAAATGAAGGCAAAATCAATCTGATTACCCCAGCAGAAGTAGTTGCCCTAAAAGGGGAGGATAGCTTGGAAAAAGTAACCGTACAAAACACCAATACTTCCGAAGAAACCGATATAGCCGTTGATTTTTTTATCCCCCTTTTCGGATTGTCCCCAAAATTGGGGCCGATAGCCAACTGGGGGTTGGAGATTGAAAAAAATGCCATCAAGGTGGACAACACCTATGATTATCAGACTAATATTCCTGGGATTTACGCCATCGGTGATGTGAATACCTATCCGGGCAAGTTGAAATTGATCTTGTGCGGGTTCCACGAAGCGACCTTGATGTGCCAAAGTGCCTACCAAAAAATCCATCCAGATAAAAAATACGTGATGAAGTATACCACCGTTGGTGGCGTAACCGGTTTCGATGGAAGCAAGAAAGAGGCCCCGAAAGCTGTGGTGAAAGCAATCGACTAA
- a CDS encoding Mrp/NBP35 family ATP-binding protein — protein sequence MKLKKADILKALEKISAPGEGQNLVESGSVNNVQVFGDEVEVDVTIKNPSLQAKKKTEVEILKIIHSEVYEKAKIKVNLKVDAPAKPKVNQIKGKPIPGIQNIIAVASGKGGVGKSTVTANLAVTLAKMGFKVGLLDTDIYGPSMPIMFDVAAEKPLSINVDGKAKMKPIENYGVKLLSIGFFTQPNQAVIWRGPMAAKALNQMIFDAHWGELDFLLLDLPPGTGDIHLSIMQSLPVTGAVVVSTPQEIALADARKGVAMFQQEAINVPVLGIVENMAYFTPAELPDNKYHIFGKNGAKNLSEDLNVPFLGEIPLVQSIREAADVGRPAAMQTATLTEEAFEELTRNVVQELVRRNTDLPPTEAIKITTMAGCSAVKKK from the coding sequence ATGAAGTTGAAAAAAGCAGATATACTCAAGGCATTGGAAAAAATTTCCGCACCGGGCGAAGGCCAAAATTTGGTAGAAAGCGGTTCGGTGAACAATGTTCAGGTGTTTGGCGACGAGGTCGAAGTGGATGTCACTATAAAAAATCCAAGTCTACAGGCAAAAAAGAAGACCGAGGTGGAGATTTTAAAAATTATCCACAGCGAGGTCTATGAAAAAGCCAAAATAAAGGTCAACCTAAAGGTGGATGCGCCTGCCAAGCCCAAGGTAAACCAAATCAAAGGGAAACCCATTCCCGGTATACAGAACATTATTGCCGTTGCATCCGGCAAAGGGGGCGTAGGTAAATCTACGGTTACGGCCAACTTGGCGGTGACCTTGGCCAAAATGGGCTTTAAAGTAGGTTTGTTGGATACGGATATCTACGGACCGTCCATGCCCATTATGTTCGATGTGGCCGCAGAGAAACCTTTGTCCATCAATGTGGATGGAAAGGCCAAAATGAAGCCTATTGAGAATTATGGGGTGAAGCTGCTTTCCATTGGATTTTTTACCCAACCCAACCAAGCGGTGATTTGGAGGGGGCCCATGGCAGCAAAGGCATTGAACCAGATGATTTTTGATGCACATTGGGGCGAGTTGGATTTTCTTTTGTTGGATTTACCTCCAGGAACAGGGGATATCCATTTGAGCATAATGCAGTCCTTGCCCGTAACAGGGGCAGTGGTGGTAAGTACACCTCAGGAAATCGCTTTGGCGGATGCCAGAAAAGGGGTCGCTATGTTCCAGCAAGAAGCCATCAATGTGCCTGTGTTGGGAATCGTCGAGAATATGGCGTATTTTACACCTGCGGAATTGCCCGATAACAAATATCATATCTTTGGTAAAAATGGGGCCAAGAACCTTTCTGAGGATTTAAATGTCCCATTTTTGGGCGAAATCCCGTTGGTACAAAGTATTCGTGAGGCTGCCGATGTGGGCAGACCGGCTGCCATGCAAACAGCCACGCTTACGGAAGAAGCCTTTGAGGAACTGACCAGAAATGTGGTACAGGAATTGGTACGAAGGAATACAGACCTTCCTCCTACAGAAGCGATAAAAATTACAACAATGGCCGGTTGTTCCGCTGTTAAAAAGAAGTGA
- a CDS encoding amidase: MPTKTKFPLILILLISLTWISCSTNKNSFSKRDVKKSEKLIGLHFANKQIDTLYPYLQRNRSGFDSLRKYPLDNGVFPAVRFDPTPFGFQMPEQQEGTQWNIPDHVEVPEPYDLLAFYTIPQLASLIKNQKITSTELTKFFLARLKKYQPVLQCSITITDSLALEQAKRADKEIQNGNYRGILHGIPYGTKDLMAVPGYPTTWGAAPYKDQIIDETATVIQKLEDAGAVLVAKLVSGALARGDVWFDGKTKNPWDTTQGASGSSAGSGSATSAGLVPFALGTETLGSITSPSTRNGVTGLRPTYGRVSRHGVMSLSWSMDKVGPLGRNAEDCAIVFEAIQGEDKNDLTTVDLPFGVDWSKDIKNLRVAYLQKDIEKDTTESGNNLRNALKSLKEMGIDPTPVEMPEAVPYRGFDIILRAEAGAFFDELVRSGEVDSMVEQDQRSRANSLRQSRFIPAVEYIQANRQRQVLIQKMQDLMKNYDVLISPTFGNDQLLATNLTGHPVIAVPTGLDDENHPTSMTFVGNLYDEASILLLAKAFQDNTSFDELHPPGY; encoded by the coding sequence ATGCCAACCAAAACCAAATTTCCCCTTATTCTCATTCTTCTGATTTCCCTGACCTGGATTTCCTGTTCCACCAACAAAAATTCCTTTAGCAAACGGGACGTCAAAAAATCGGAAAAACTCATCGGCTTGCATTTTGCCAACAAACAAATCGATACGCTTTACCCCTATTTGCAACGAAATAGAAGTGGTTTTGATTCCCTTCGTAAATATCCGTTGGACAACGGTGTTTTTCCCGCTGTCCGTTTTGACCCTACTCCCTTTGGCTTCCAAATGCCAGAGCAACAAGAAGGAACCCAATGGAACATTCCTGACCATGTGGAGGTACCGGAACCTTATGATTTATTGGCGTTTTACACCATACCTCAGCTAGCCTCACTCATCAAAAATCAAAAAATAACCTCAACGGAACTCACAAAGTTCTTTTTGGCGCGATTGAAAAAATACCAGCCCGTACTCCAATGTTCCATCACCATTACAGATAGTTTGGCCTTGGAACAAGCCAAGCGGGCCGACAAAGAAATTCAAAACGGGAACTATCGTGGCATCTTGCACGGCATTCCCTACGGGACCAAAGATTTAATGGCGGTTCCCGGATATCCCACCACTTGGGGCGCGGCTCCTTACAAGGACCAAATAATCGATGAAACAGCAACGGTGATACAAAAACTGGAAGATGCAGGGGCCGTTCTGGTGGCCAAACTGGTTTCGGGGGCTTTGGCCCGAGGTGATGTTTGGTTCGATGGAAAAACCAAAAATCCTTGGGACACCACCCAAGGGGCCAGTGGTTCCTCTGCCGGGTCAGGTTCGGCCACCTCGGCAGGACTTGTTCCGTTTGCCTTGGGAACCGAAACCTTAGGATCCATTACCTCGCCCAGCACACGGAACGGGGTTACTGGATTGCGGCCTACCTACGGCAGGGTGAGTCGCCATGGAGTGATGAGCCTGAGCTGGTCCATGGACAAGGTTGGGCCTCTGGGCCGAAATGCAGAGGACTGTGCCATTGTGTTTGAGGCAATTCAGGGAGAGGATAAAAACGATTTGACTACAGTGGACCTTCCATTTGGGGTGGATTGGAGCAAAGACATCAAAAATTTACGGGTCGCCTATCTTCAGAAAGACATCGAAAAGGACACAACTGAATCCGGCAACAATCTAAGAAATGCCCTAAAATCGCTCAAGGAAATGGGCATTGACCCAACGCCAGTGGAAATGCCCGAGGCGGTGCCCTATCGTGGTTTCGACATTATTTTAAGAGCGGAAGCTGGTGCCTTTTTTGATGAACTGGTCCGTTCGGGAGAGGTGGATTCCATGGTAGAGCAAGACCAGCGTTCCCGCGCAAATTCCCTGCGACAAAGCCGATTTATTCCCGCTGTGGAATACATTCAGGCGAACCGCCAGCGACAAGTACTTATCCAAAAAATGCAGGATTTGATGAAGAATTATGATGTGTTGATCTCTCCCACTTTTGGAAACGACCAACTCTTGGCCACCAATTTAACGGGACATCCCGTTATTGCGGTACCTACGGGTTTGGACGATGAAAACCATCCAACAAGCATGACCTTTGTGGGCAATTTGTATGACGAAGCAAGTATTCTATTGTTGGCCAAAGCGTTTCAGGACAACACCTCTTTTGACGAGTTGCATCCTCCAGGGTATTGA
- a CDS encoding MGMT family protein, with amino-acid sequence MEETNFFDKVYEVAKQIPYGRATSYGAIAKYLGAARSARMVGWAMNNSLAKDVPAHRVVNRVGVLTGKHHFDGTNVMQQLLENEGIPIKDNQIVDFQKYFWDPAQEL; translated from the coding sequence ATGGAAGAGACAAACTTCTTTGATAAAGTCTACGAAGTGGCCAAGCAGATTCCTTATGGCAGGGCAACGTCTTACGGAGCAATAGCCAAATATTTGGGAGCTGCCCGCAGCGCCCGTATGGTGGGTTGGGCGATGAACAATTCGTTGGCAAAGGATGTTCCCGCCCATCGTGTCGTGAATCGAGTGGGGGTGCTCACGGGAAAGCACCATTTTGATGGCACCAACGTAATGCAGCAGCTCCTCGAGAACGAAGGAATCCCAATAAAGGACAATCAAATTGTCGATTTTCAAAAATACTTCTGGGACCCTGCCCAAGAACTTTGA
- a CDS encoding LysE family transporter, with product MTHVLILFFATFSAAFMATVPPGLLNMNAAKVSVEKGKLNGIIFSLGVSSTIMVQAYIAVYISKFLYRNPEVVDVLFKIAVAVFAFFAIYFFVVAKRNKAKAQAIKEVNLSKKNSFFKGVLLAALNLLTIPYYSGLNAMWNEAGWIKFEAKDITTFVVAAGTGTFSVLYLYTFYFDKLETKNSRFSRNSNYILSALMLLLLIITLIRIMYR from the coding sequence ATGACCCACGTACTCATTCTCTTTTTTGCCACGTTTTCGGCCGCCTTTATGGCAACGGTGCCGCCGGGTCTGCTCAACATGAACGCAGCCAAGGTGAGCGTGGAGAAGGGAAAATTGAACGGAATCATATTTAGTTTGGGCGTCTCGAGCACCATAATGGTGCAGGCCTATATCGCAGTTTACATTTCAAAGTTTTTATATCGAAACCCAGAAGTGGTCGATGTGCTTTTTAAGATTGCGGTGGCCGTTTTTGCATTTTTTGCCATTTACTTTTTCGTAGTGGCCAAACGGAACAAGGCCAAGGCACAGGCCATCAAGGAAGTGAATCTGAGCAAAAAGAACAGCTTCTTCAAGGGAGTGTTGTTGGCAGCCCTTAATTTATTGACCATTCCCTATTACAGTGGCTTGAATGCCATGTGGAACGAGGCCGGATGGATCAAGTTTGAGGCGAAAGACATCACCACCTTTGTAGTCGCAGCTGGCACAGGTACTTTCTCGGTGCTTTACCTCTATACCTTTTATTTTGACAAATTGGAGACCAAGAACAGTCGCTTTTCGAGGAACTCCAACTACATTTTGAGTGCATTGATGTTGCTCTTGCTCATCATTACCCTGATTCGAATTATGTACCGTTGA
- the trmB gene encoding tRNA (guanosine(46)-N7)-methyltransferase TrmB, with product MGSKNKLKRFKENETFANVVQPSREEVMAGFKYKGKWSSFFGNNNPIVLELGCGKGEYTVGLAQINPNNNHIGIDIKGARFWRGAKTALEKELNNVAFLRSQIELVDHLFGEGEVSEIWITFPDPQIKYKRTKHRMTNPVFLERYKKILKPGGLINLKTDSEYMHGYTLGLLQGLGHEILYANHDVYKNEGAPPEVLGIQTFYENQYLEKGKPITYIQFRIN from the coding sequence GTGGGAAGTAAGAACAAACTCAAAAGGTTCAAGGAAAACGAAACATTCGCCAATGTGGTGCAGCCCAGTCGCGAAGAGGTCATGGCTGGATTCAAATATAAGGGCAAATGGTCTTCCTTTTTTGGCAATAACAACCCAATAGTTTTGGAGCTGGGCTGTGGCAAAGGAGAATATACGGTGGGTCTTGCGCAAATCAACCCCAACAACAACCATATTGGCATCGATATCAAAGGGGCGCGGTTCTGGCGTGGTGCCAAAACTGCTTTGGAAAAAGAGTTGAACAATGTGGCCTTTTTGCGTTCTCAGATAGAATTGGTGGACCATCTTTTTGGAGAGGGCGAAGTCAGCGAAATTTGGATAACTTTCCCCGACCCACAGATCAAGTACAAACGGACCAAACATCGTATGACAAATCCCGTATTTCTGGAACGGTACAAGAAAATATTGAAACCAGGCGGACTCATCAACCTTAAGACCGATAGCGAATACATGCATGGCTATACCTTGGGACTTTTACAGGGGTTGGGCCATGAAATCCTGTATGCCAACCACGACGTTTATAAAAACGAAGGGGCACCCCCCGAAGTTCTCGGGATTCAAACTTTCTATGAAAATCAGTATCTTGAAAAAGGAAAACCAATTACCTATATCCAATTTAGGATCAACTAA